The Thermosulfurimonas sp. F29 genome includes a window with the following:
- a CDS encoding BON domain-containing protein encodes MRVRIWLLFLMMPLLAGCGAAILAGGATAGYKVATDARSVGTQVDDATITARVKMALVKDPVTKARKIDVDTVNGVVTLTGMVETEAEKRRAEEVARGVPGVRAVRNNLRVGHRSFGRSLDDKLLTARIKTKLIAEPGIRSLSIDVDTVNGVVTLTGVVKNEEQRRRVLEIVRATKGVKAVVDNLTVKGE; translated from the coding sequence ATGAGGGTCCGGATCTGGTTGTTGTTTTTGATGATGCCGCTCCTTGCGGGTTGCGGGGCGGCGATCCTGGCCGGAGGGGCCACCGCGGGCTACAAGGTGGCCACCGATGCCCGTTCGGTGGGCACGCAGGTGGACGACGCCACCATCACCGCCAGGGTCAAAATGGCCCTGGTGAAGGATCCGGTGACCAAGGCCCGCAAGATCGATGTGGACACGGTGAACGGGGTGGTGACCCTCACGGGGATGGTGGAGACCGAGGCGGAGAAGCGGCGGGCCGAGGAGGTGGCCCGGGGGGTGCCCGGGGTTCGGGCGGTGCGCAACAACCTCCGGGTGGGGCACCGCAGTTTCGGGCGCAGCCTGGACGACAAGCTTCTAACCGCCCGGATCAAGACCAAGCTCATCGCCGAGCCGGGTATCCGTTCCCTTTCCATCGATGTGGACACGGTGAACGGGGTGGTGACCCTCACGGGAGTGGTGAAAAACGAGGAACAGCGCCGTCGGGTGCTGGAGATCGTGCGTGCCACCAAAGGGGTAAAGGCGGTGGTGGACAACCTCACCGTGAAGGGTGAGTGA